The Brassica oleracea var. oleracea cultivar TO1000 chromosome C6, BOL, whole genome shotgun sequence genome includes a region encoding these proteins:
- the LOC106298671 gene encoding RING-H2 finger protein ATL58: protein MSSYSNSNPENYSSSSGVNTPELKLYQAFIFSVPICFTFIILFVFYVIYLRRGSADLSSLGMRTTFLPGNSISTAELGLSKELREMLPIVVFKESFFVMDSQCSVCLGDYQADEKLQQIPACGHTFHLDCIDLWLTSHTTCPLCRLNLIPNQSHQSQEEDPPVPSPRIPDGGVSSDPEPQPDDHGNDVQEQQCDPNENDRDTESSKETQEDERNIIGTSSGGGNCKLG, encoded by the exons ATGTCTTCTTACAGCAATTCAAACCCGGAGAACTACAGTTCATCCAGCGGCGTGAACACGCCGGAGCTCAAACTATACCAAGCTTTTATCTTCTCCGTCCCAATCTGCTTCACTTTCATCATCCTCTTCGTATTCTACGTCATTTACCTCCGTCGTGGCAGCGCCGATTTGTCTTCCCTCGGAATGCGAACTACTTTCCTCCCCGGAAACTCCATCTCCACG GCTGAGTTAGGGTTAAGCAAAGAGCTGAGAGAGATGCTTCCCATTGTCGTCTTTAAAGAGAGCTTCTTTGTAATGGATTCACA ATGTTCAGTGTGCCTTGGTGACTATCAAGCAGATGAAAAACTTCAACAGATCCCGGCATGTGGACATACTTTTCACTTGGACTGCATTGATCTTTGGCTCACCTCACATACCACTTGCCCTCTTTGCCGTCTCAATCTTATCCCGAACCAATCTCATCAAAGCCAAGAAGAAGATCCTCCTGTTCCCAGTCCTAGGATCCCTGATGGAGGAGTATCAAGTGACCCGGAACCTCAGCCAGACGACCACGGAAATGATGTCCAAGAGCAACAATGTGATCCAAATGAGAATGATCGAGATACAGAGAGCTCTAAAGAAACGCAAGAAGATGAACGAAACATCATCGGTACATCAAGTGGTGGTGGTAATTGTAAACTTGGTTAA